From the genome of Sediminibacter sp. Hel_I_10:
TAATTATCTTCCACATACTTCATTAAATAATAGATTTGGATACCATCACGCAGCCAATAATCTTTTCTTGGGTTGATGATTAAGGTGTTCTCGAGATAATTATTGAGAGCAGTTTTGAGCAATTTCAACTCATATTGAAAATTATCGGGAAAAGGTCTGATGAAATCGGGTAACTGATTAAGACCGTACAAGGGGTCTTTTTTATAGTCATTATTGGTAATCAATAAGCGTTCGTGCGGGTAAGCTCCTAATTGTTCTGTAATAAATCTGGTGATCTTATCTGTAATCAATGCTTTCTCTTCTGGAGAAATCCCTTTGGCATCTACATTAGACATGATGGTAAAATCATCGGTCTGTACAAATTTATAATCAGATCGTTTGTTGAGAATTAGGATGGTATTGACCCGTTGTTTTCCTTCTAGAGAATAGGTTTGTCCACTGGTGGTCTGTTTAATATTGGTTGTATTTAATTCTGATACCAATTGATAGCCTAGGGGAAATGTGATTTCCATAGTCATATCAGATGGTGGCACATAGAGATCATCTAAGTTTTTATTGCTGTAAATTTCCCACTTACCGTCATACACTGCTGGGGTGAGGTACCAATATTTTAGGTGAAAATTTAAATCTTCGCTTATACCATAACCCGTGAAGGTGTCATCTGGGACCACGATGTTGTAGGTAATGGAAAGGTCGTAATAGCTATTGGGTAATAACGGCTGTTTGAGACTGACTTCAACCACATCTGGAAAGGCTTTAGTAGTATTGTAATTTAAAGAATTACCCAAGTCGTCTTTTAAATCGGTAATAGTGGTGTAGCCCCGTTGCTCACTTTTTGCGAAATGGAACTTGTCATTAAATTCTTCGGTAAAGCGTTTGGCAAGTGGTGTTTTTTTAGTGGAATAAGCATTGTTCCAATCGTTGAGGTAGATGGTATTTAAAGTATCTTGAGATGTATTTTGATACCGTATGTTTTGTGAAACGGCTATGGTTTTTTGCTGAACGTCTAAACTGGCCTTAATGTCAATGCTGTTTTGACAAAATGAAAGGCTCGTAAAGACCAATAAACATATTAAAATACCATCGTTTAGTTTCAATGCGCGACTATGAATTTTAAGGGTTGTTGGTTCGTATAAGGTAAAACACAATAGTACAACCCGTTTGCCAATTGTGATGTATCCATGTTGGTATATAACGTATTATTAATCATTATGGTTTTTACTTGTTGGCCTAAACTATTGTAAACCGTTGTAGGTTGGCCTACAATTTCCATATTTGTATTACGAAATTGTAATTGACCATCAACGACATTTGATCCTTTTATAGCCAAAGATGTAGTACTGGTAAATGAACCGGTACTTAATGATTGATTGGTGTGTAGTTCTATGGTAACGGGCAAATGGTCACTAAAATTGTATAGTGCATTTCTTATATCAAAAGAATAATCAGATCCAGAACAGTTTGAGGAATTTATAGAACTATTATAACATTGGATATTACCATTGTTGCCATACACTTGATAGCTATCTTCCACAAACGAAAGTTGAGGATTAGTCAACATGTTTTGTGATGTTAAAATAAAATCGAAGCGATCATCAAACCCTCCGCTAGATCCTCCAAGATTACCTTGAGTACGGGTAGATTGCGTCATTACATCAATGTAGTTCGTATTGTTATGCCAGTATCCTATGCTATTTGCGGGATCTACAAACGTAATGTTATTGCTTGTTGAAATTAATTCTTGAAACGATGGCTCATTACCATTATACATATTAAAATCTCCTGAGAGTACAACATTGCTATCTGAGGGAAAAGTGTCTAAATAGGTTTCTAAGTCCTCAATCATATCTAACCGGTACTGCTCATTGGTGTCACCACTTGAGGCTTTAAGATGACAAACAATCACATCTAAAATCACCGGGTTACTATTTTGGGTTGTGCTGTTTAAGAGTAACTGATAATGATTAAAGTCCCTATAAATGCTGGAAACAATGTCTTGACTTTCTAAACTAAATTTGCTGCTATCAAAATAGAGCAATTGTTGCAAGTCGTTATAGTCTCCAATAGCATCATCTGAAGAATTGGTTTGAAACACAGCGCGCTCGTAATTTGAGTTGATCAATTGAAGGGAATTCAATATGGTATTGGCACCATCTTCGGTATTGAGTTCACACACCATAAATAAATCTGGTCTATAATCATCCATGATTACTTCTAAATACTGAAGTCGATTAGGAACGGCGTTTTCCGAAGGAAAATTGAGCAAATTGTAAAACATCAATTTGAAATTCTCTTGGGAATGGCTTAGTTGAAGACCGAGCAATAAAGCAAAGGTCAAGAACATCGATTTTTTAAGCATCGTAATAAATTAGGGAAGACAAATATTAAAAGTTTGGACTTAAACCGTACTCTTTATAAAATTGGTCGAGGATATCAATAACTTCATCGGCACTGTCTACAACGTGGATCAAATCTAGATCTTTAGCGCTCACGTTATTGTTGGCCTCTAGGAGCGTTGTTTTAATCCATTCCATAAGACCGCCCCAAAAGTCTGTACCGACTAAGATGATTGGAAATTTTTCGATTTTATTGGTTTGAATCAGTGTGATGGCCTCAAAGAGCTCATCTAATGTGCCAAAACCTCCAGGCATGACTACAAAACCTTGAGAGTACTTTACAAACATCACCTTTCTTACAAAAAAGTAATCAAAATCCAAACTCTTATCATTATCTATGTAAGGATTATCGTGCTGTTCAAAAGGTAGATCTATATTAAGTCCAACCGAAGTACCTCCTGCAATGTGTGCTCCTTTGTTACCGGCTTCCATGATACCTGGACCTCCACCAGTAATAACACCATAGCCATGGGCAACAATTTTGGTAGCCACTTCTTCTGCTAATTTATAATACTTATGATCAGGTTTTGTTCTTGCTGAACCAAAAATAGAAACACATGGTCCTATTTTGCTTAATTTTTCATAGCCATTAACAAATTCTCCCATAATCTTGAATATGGCCCAACTGTCATTGGTTTTGATCTCATTCCATCCTTTGTGGTTCTGTTCTTTTCTCATATATATTCTAAGTCTATTATGTTCGCAAAATCACAAAAATAAGGCAATTGACAAGAAGAAATGTTAAAAAATAGCTATTAAAATGTGTAGATTCTCAATAAAAAAAGGCAGACCATTTGGCCTACCTTTAGTATCGTTTAAAAATTGACGTTTCTTATAATGGTCGTCGTCCAGAAATGATATTATATAAAATAACGATCACCGCGATGACCAATAAAATGTGGATTAAACTGCTAGTTCCAAGTCCTGGAACAACGCCTAAAAATCCTAGTAGCCATACTATAATACAGATGACTGCTACAAGCCAAAGAATACCCTTCATAATTGATTGTTTTAAGGTTAGAGAATAAATTTACAACATTTACTTGATGAATCTCTAGTTTAAATGCTTTTGAACACACAATTATTTGAAAAAAGGACGCATTGGTGTCAAATCTCCAATTTCACCTTATTTGAGCTCCTTTTTTAAGAATTTTGCCGTGTAGCTTTTTTTGTCTTTAATAATCTCTTCAGGAGTTCCTTTGGCTACTACTTTTCCGCCGCCTTGACCACCTTCATATCCTATATCAATAATATAGTCACACATTTTAATAACATCAAGATTGTGCTCTATAATTAAAACGGTATTGCCTTTATCAACCAATTTGTTAAGCACTAACATTAGGACTCTAATATCTTCAAAGTGGAGCCCCGTTGTAGGTTCATCTAAAATGTAAAAGGTGTTTCCCGTATCGCGTTTGCTTAATTCTGTTGCCAGTTTAATACGTTGCGCCTCACCACCAGAAAGGGTGGTGCTTTGTTGACCGAGCGTGATGTAGCCTAAGCCAACATCTTTAATGGTTTTAAGTTTTTTATGGATTTTTGGGATATGCTCAAAAAACTCGACACCTTCGGAAATGGTCATATCTAGCACATCACTAATGGATTTTCCTTTGTATCTAATTTCTAGGGTCTCTCTATTAAAGCGTTTGCCTTGGCAGGTTTCACATTCCACGTAAACATCTGGGAGAAAATTCATCTCAATAACGCGTAGTCCACCACCTTGGCAGGTCTCACAACGTCCGCCTTTTACGTTAAAACTAAAACGACCGGGCTTATAGCCACGAATCATGGCCTCTGGGATTTTAGCAAACAGACTTCGTATTTCGCTAAAGGTTCCCGTATAAGTTGCCGGGTTACTTCTGGGTGTGCGCCCTATTGGACTTTGATTGATATCAATAACCTTATCGGCATGCTCTAGCCCTTTTATGCTTTTATAGGGCATTGGGATTTTAACCCCATTAAAATAATAGGCGTTCATTATAGGATAGAGCGTCTCGTTAATTAGGGTCGATTTTCCACTTCCTGAGACCCCTGTAATACCTATCATTTTGCCTAAAGGTAGATCTATGGATACGTTTTTAAGATTGTTACCGGTGCATCCTTTAAGTGTTATTTTTTTTCCATTTCCTTTTCGTCGTTCTTTAGGCACTGGGATTTCTTTCTTTCCATTAAGATAATCTGCAGTTAGGGTGTCATGGGTCAATAACTCCTTTGGTGTCCCTATGCTGATGATTTCTCCACCATACTTACCTGCTTTGGGCCCAATATCAATAACATAATCGGCACGTTCAATCATGTCCTTATCATGCTCAACAACAATTACCGAGTTGCCAATATCACGCAGTGCAACTAAAGAATTGATAAGCTTTTCATTATCTCTTTGGTGTAAACCAATGCTTGGCTCATCTAAAATATAGAGTACTCCAACCAATTGAGATCCAATTTGGGTTGCCAAACGAATACGCTGCGCCTCACCACCAGAAAGTGATTTAGAACCGCGGTTGAGCGAGAGGTAATCCAATCCGACATCAAGTAAAAACTGTAAGCGGTTTTTGATTTCCTTAATGATTTCTTCGGCAATTTGAAGTTGGGTCTTGCTTAAGTGTTGGCTTAAGTTTTGAAACCAGTCTGCTAAATCGACGATGTCTTTTTGAGCTAATTCGGCAATATTAAGTCCATTTACTTTAAAGTAAAGGGATTCTTTTCTTAGCCTTGAGCCTTCACAATCTGGACATTCTACCTTGTCCATATATTCTTTTGCCCATCTTTTCAACGAGGTCGTGTCTGCATTTTCATATTGGCTTTCTATAAAATTGGCAACGCCTTCAAAATCTATTTTATACTCTCGGGTTACCCCAAGTGTTTTGCTTTCTACAGTAAATTTATCATTGCCACCATACATGATCATTTGTTTCGCTTCCTTCGGAAGGTCTTTATAGGGGTCACTCAGTTTAAAATCAAACCGTTGGGCAATGGTTTCAAATTGTTTAAAGATCCAACTGTTTTTTTGTGGACCATGAGGTGCCAAAGCACCTGCTTTAATAGAAAGACTGTCATCTGGAACAATCTTAGTCTCGTTCACTTTATATAAGGTGCCAATACCATTACAGGTAGGGCAAGCGCCCTTTGGCGAGTTGAACGAAAAGTTATTTGGCTCAGGATTGGGGTAGGAGATGCCAGAACTTGGGCACATCAAATTTCGACTAAAATAACGTGCTTCATTACTGTCTTGATCCAGCACCATAAGCACATCATCACCATGATACATGGCGGTGTTAATGGTTTCAGAGAGTCGCTTATCGTTATCAGCAGTGTCATCAATTTTGAGTCGGTCAATGACAATCTCAATATCGTGAGTTTTATAACGGTCTAACTTCATGCCCTTGACAATGTCTTTAACTTCGCCGTCGGTTCTTACTTTTACAAAGCCTTGTTTTGCAATTTGTTCAAAAAGTTCACGATAATGTCCCTTTCTAGAGCGAATTACCGGAGACAAGATGTTAATGCGTTTGCCTTGATAACTTTCTTTAATCAACTCTTTGATTTGCTCATCGCTATAGCTTACCATTTTTTCGCCAGTATTATAGCTGTATGCATCACTGGCACGCGCATAAAGCAGACGTAAAAAATCATAAATCTCAGTGATGGTGCCCACTGTGGAGCGCGGTGATTTACTCGTTGTTTTTTGCTCAATGGCAATTACAGGAGAAAGGCCGTCAATCTTGTCAACGTCTGGACGCTCTAGACCACCTAAAAACTGACGTGCATAGGCCGAGAAGGTTTCTATATAACGCCGCTGGCCTTCTGCATAAATGGTGTCAAAAGCCAAAGAAGATTTCCCACTACCAGAAAGTCCTGTAATGACCACCAATTGCTCTCTGGGTATGGTAACATCAATGTTTTTTAAGTTATGAACTCTCGCTCCTTTTACCTCAATGGCATCCTCAAATTTGCTCATAAATACTGCTGAAATTATCTTTTGAATAACAAAGTTGCAAAGGTAAGGATTTCTGTTGTTAATTGATAGTTAAGAGGATTGCTCAAAAGAAGAGGATTAGGGCTTTATTAGGACTTGGTTTTGCTGCCAATAGTAAGCAGTTCATTCCATTGTGTGGTGTATCTTGGGCTGCGATGCTCTTTAATGAGCGCCCATTCTTTCTCGCGATTACCAACTGTGGCCAATTTAATTTTGTTTTTACCGAATTTACCGTTCATCTCATCCATGAGTTGGGTTAAGATGTCATCTGCAACATCTGAGCTGTCTTGAAACAAGCTGGTTTGGATATGATGCTCTGGCACCAATCCCATTAAATTCACGCCTACTTTTTTGTAGCGATAGCCCGTTTTGAAAATAGCTTTCAGGCCTTTAAGCGCCGTCTTTGTTAAGAGGATGGTGCTATTGGTTGGCTGATCTAACGTCAATACAATGGTGTTTTTATACTGCTTATCAGAGTCACTGTGGTAGTTTGTGGTTAAATAAATTTCAATTTTGGTAGCAGCACTTTTTTGTTGCCGTAAGAGGTCTGCAACTTCGGAAACGTAATAACTACATGCTTCTTGAATAAGAGAATAATCGGTAAGCTTATAACCAAAGGATTTTGCCGTGCCGATGCCTTTTTTAGGATCTGGAGCGGTGGTCAATTGAAGGCAAATATCGTTATTGAGTTCGCGCCATAAACGTTCGCCAATAACAGTCATTTGCTTGCGTACCCACGCAACTGGCATTTCAGCAAAATCATAAGCCGTATGTTTTCCTGCATTTTGTAAGCGCTTGGCATGTTGCTTGCCAATGCCCCATGTATCTTTTATGGCAATGTATTTAAGGAGTTCGATGCGTTTTTCTTCCGAAGTAACCACGTAAGTCCCCTTGTTTGCGACGCTTTTTTTAGCATATCTATTGGCTAATTTTGAGAGCGATTTTGTTTTGGCAATACCAACGCCTACAGGGATTCCTGTATGTTGATAGACGGTGTTCTTGATGTCTTTTGCAATTTGTTCTAAGTCTTCATCAGCATAATGCGATAAGTCTACAAAACTTTCGTCAATGCTATATTCTTCAACCTTGGGTGAAAATAATTTAAGCGTGTCCATCACCCGACGAGACATGTCACTATACAGTGTGTAGTTAGACGAAACACACACCACATTATTGGCCTCAAGAATCTGTTTAATTTTAAATACGGGCTGAAACATGGGAATGTGTGCCAATGCTTTGGCCTCTGCATTGGCGGCAATGATGCATCCATCATTATTGCTCAGTACCACAACAGGTTTGTTTTTTAGATCGGGACGAAACACTTGTTCGCAAGAGGCATAAAAACTGTTGCAATCTACCAGCGCTATCATGACAATACTGATTTTATAATGTGGGTAATAATGCCCCAAACTTCGTATGTGGTTTGTGCTTTAAGTCGTTCTACCTTAAACTCACCGTCGGTAATAATCAAGGCCAAGTAGTGTTTAGATGCGGGAATGGATTTATCAACGATGAGCACATCATTTCTACAAATGCCAAAGTCCATAAAGCTATCGTCGGCCAGTCTTACATAAAACGTAGCATTTTTGTTTTTTATCAAAACCTCGTTTAAATCGATGGCGGGTTCAGAATAATGTGTGGCAGGACTGGAGAATCCTGTTTGAGTAGGTCGCTGTACGCGATAATTTCTAGAAGAACGCTCAACGGGGCTTACGGTGTATTTATTCATAGGACATTAAAATTTAGAGCTATTAACGAGCCGAATTTAACCTAAAATAACCAATGCTACAATTAATAGTTTTAAATACTACAAATTGTAGTTATTTAAAAAATGTTAATTCTAGGCTTACAGTTCATTTTCCATTTGTGGTTTTCAAATCAATTACTATACTTGTAGGACTTAAAATTTGAAATCATGCAATTACTAGGAATAGGTTCAAGAATACACCATAGCGAATTTGGAAAAGGCGTCGTAACCAATGTCACTTCAAAACATTATTGGGTCACGTTTATAGAGGCCGGACTAGAAACCATTGAGATTGACAGCGATTTTGAGGTGATTGAGGCTTGCGAAGATGAGGTAGACAGTGTGAGCTTTGCGGAGGTTG
Proteins encoded in this window:
- a CDS encoding S24 family peptidase; this encodes MNKYTVSPVERSSRNYRVQRPTQTGFSSPATHYSEPAIDLNEVLIKNKNATFYVRLADDSFMDFGICRNDVLIVDKSIPASKHYLALIITDGEFKVERLKAQTTYEVWGIITHIIKSVLS
- the uvrA gene encoding excinuclease ABC subunit UvrA, encoding MSKFEDAIEVKGARVHNLKNIDVTIPREQLVVITGLSGSGKSSLAFDTIYAEGQRRYIETFSAYARQFLGGLERPDVDKIDGLSPVIAIEQKTTSKSPRSTVGTITEIYDFLRLLYARASDAYSYNTGEKMVSYSDEQIKELIKESYQGKRINILSPVIRSRKGHYRELFEQIAKQGFVKVRTDGEVKDIVKGMKLDRYKTHDIEIVIDRLKIDDTADNDKRLSETINTAMYHGDDVLMVLDQDSNEARYFSRNLMCPSSGISYPNPEPNNFSFNSPKGACPTCNGIGTLYKVNETKIVPDDSLSIKAGALAPHGPQKNSWIFKQFETIAQRFDFKLSDPYKDLPKEAKQMIMYGGNDKFTVESKTLGVTREYKIDFEGVANFIESQYENADTTSLKRWAKEYMDKVECPDCEGSRLRKESLYFKVNGLNIAELAQKDIVDLADWFQNLSQHLSKTQLQIAEEIIKEIKNRLQFLLDVGLDYLSLNRGSKSLSGGEAQRIRLATQIGSQLVGVLYILDEPSIGLHQRDNEKLINSLVALRDIGNSVIVVEHDKDMIERADYVIDIGPKAGKYGGEIISIGTPKELLTHDTLTADYLNGKKEIPVPKERRKGNGKKITLKGCTGNNLKNVSIDLPLGKMIGITGVSGSGKSTLINETLYPIMNAYYFNGVKIPMPYKSIKGLEHADKVIDINQSPIGRTPRSNPATYTGTFSEIRSLFAKIPEAMIRGYKPGRFSFNVKGGRCETCQGGGLRVIEMNFLPDVYVECETCQGKRFNRETLEIRYKGKSISDVLDMTISEGVEFFEHIPKIHKKLKTIKDVGLGYITLGQQSTTLSGGEAQRIKLATELSKRDTGNTFYILDEPTTGLHFEDIRVLMLVLNKLVDKGNTVLIIEHNLDVIKMCDYIIDIGYEGGQGGGKVVAKGTPEEIIKDKKSYTAKFLKKELK
- a CDS encoding lmo0937 family membrane protein: MKGILWLVAVICIIVWLLGFLGVVPGLGTSSLIHILLVIAVIVILYNIISGRRPL
- a CDS encoding TIGR00730 family Rossman fold protein, with the protein product MRKEQNHKGWNEIKTNDSWAIFKIMGEFVNGYEKLSKIGPCVSIFGSARTKPDHKYYKLAEEVATKIVAHGYGVITGGGPGIMEAGNKGAHIAGGTSVGLNIDLPFEQHDNPYIDNDKSLDFDYFFVRKVMFVKYSQGFVVMPGGFGTLDELFEAITLIQTNKIEKFPIILVGTDFWGGLMEWIKTTLLEANNNVSAKDLDLIHVVDSADEVIDILDQFYKEYGLSPNF
- a CDS encoding Y-family DNA polymerase, translated to MIALVDCNSFYASCEQVFRPDLKNKPVVVLSNNDGCIIAANAEAKALAHIPMFQPVFKIKQILEANNVVCVSSNYTLYSDMSRRVMDTLKLFSPKVEEYSIDESFVDLSHYADEDLEQIAKDIKNTVYQHTGIPVGVGIAKTKSLSKLANRYAKKSVANKGTYVVTSEEKRIELLKYIAIKDTWGIGKQHAKRLQNAGKHTAYDFAEMPVAWVRKQMTVIGERLWRELNNDICLQLTTAPDPKKGIGTAKSFGYKLTDYSLIQEACSYYVSEVADLLRQQKSAATKIEIYLTTNYHSDSDKQYKNTIVLTLDQPTNSTILLTKTALKGLKAIFKTGYRYKKVGVNLMGLVPEHHIQTSLFQDSSDVADDILTQLMDEMNGKFGKNKIKLATVGNREKEWALIKEHRSPRYTTQWNELLTIGSKTKS